A window of the Salipiger sp. H15 genome harbors these coding sequences:
- a CDS encoding thiamine pyrophosphate-dependent enzyme has protein sequence MTLMPSRGQLARPAPEVIAELFAREGVRRIYTVPGDMAYGLLRAFAAAGLDVFSVRSQATAVFASAGDNYSEGRLASAVLITRGPALANALAALSSVVAHGVPMVLLSPCESLTDMQSGAFQGSMHLALEAGSPCDVLRFEDPDSAGGRLASLLADTAKPDRRSAVVLLERRLLGSLMVAPDIQPPRLSRRPDLAALQTAAEMLNAAKNPIIVVGHRARWSASFETLATFARRLNAPLCPTGLSIGFGGTRLPSLGQDEVHRELSGADAVLLVGASLDWTLRSGIAVPNEAKVISLREEGEPGFESRRGDIVLSGEIGQTLDALCGMFDTRAGLSPRPEGRGRLPAPPPPTLFARIADRLADDFPTETALVLDGSNGLIHAARRIIPDADWARITPGISGHLGAGIGHALGAAASGRYRRVILLTGDFSLGLALADLESLVRYDAPVTVLVNNNRGLASESNQLAGADRRIADYTPATDHARIMRGFGGVGHRIDSLDGWAAIRDRVVQGRGPCLVDISEHADTPE, from the coding sequence ATGACGCTCATGCCATCGCGGGGCCAGCTCGCCCGCCCCGCCCCCGAGGTGATCGCCGAGCTGTTCGCCCGCGAAGGCGTGCGCCGCATCTACACGGTGCCCGGCGATATGGCCTACGGGCTGCTGCGTGCCTTCGCCGCTGCCGGGCTGGACGTCTTCTCGGTGCGGTCGCAGGCCACGGCGGTGTTCGCGTCCGCCGGCGACAATTACTCAGAGGGCAGGCTCGCGAGCGCCGTGCTGATCACGCGCGGGCCGGCGCTTGCCAATGCGCTGGCCGCGCTCTCGTCGGTCGTCGCCCATGGCGTGCCCATGGTTTTGCTGTCGCCCTGCGAGAGCCTGACCGATATGCAGAGTGGCGCCTTTCAAGGGTCGATGCACCTGGCGCTAGAGGCTGGCAGCCCGTGCGATGTGCTTCGTTTCGAGGATCCGGACAGCGCCGGAGGCAGGCTTGCGAGCCTGCTCGCCGACACCGCGAAGCCGGATCGACGCTCTGCCGTTGTGCTGCTGGAGCGGCGACTGCTCGGGAGCTTGATGGTGGCGCCGGACATTCAGCCTCCGCGCCTCTCTCGCCGCCCGGACCTGGCGGCGCTGCAAACAGCGGCCGAGATGCTGAACGCCGCGAAAAACCCGATCATCGTCGTTGGCCATCGCGCCCGCTGGTCGGCGTCTTTCGAGACCTTGGCGACTTTTGCTCGCCGCCTGAATGCGCCCCTGTGCCCGACCGGCCTCTCGATCGGCTTCGGCGGCACGCGCCTTCCGAGCCTTGGCCAGGACGAGGTTCACCGCGAACTCTCCGGCGCGGATGCCGTCCTGCTTGTCGGGGCATCGCTGGACTGGACCCTGCGTTCGGGCATCGCGGTACCCAACGAGGCCAAGGTGATCTCGCTCCGGGAGGAGGGCGAGCCGGGGTTCGAAAGCCGGCGCGGGGATATCGTCTTGTCGGGCGAGATCGGGCAGACGCTTGATGCGCTCTGTGGAATGTTCGACACGCGCGCTGGTCTCTCCCCCCGCCCCGAGGGCCGCGGCAGGCTTCCGGCACCGCCCCCGCCTACACTCTTCGCGCGCATCGCCGATAGGCTTGCGGACGACTTCCCGACCGAGACCGCCCTCGTTCTCGATGGTAGCAACGGGCTGATCCACGCCGCCCGCCGGATCATTCCGGACGCGGACTGGGCCCGGATCACGCCGGGGATCTCCGGCCACCTCGGGGCCGGGATCGGCCATGCGCTCGGCGCCGCGGCGAGCGGTCGTTATAGACGGGTCATCCTGCTGACCGGCGACTTCAGCCTCGGCCTTGCGCTTGCGGACCTCGAGAGCCTCGTCCGGTACGACGCGCCGGTGACGGTGCTCGTGAACAACAACCGGGGGCTCGCCTCCGAAAGCAACCAGCTTGCAGGTGCAGACCGGCGGATTGCCGACTATACGCCTGCAACCGACCATGCCCGGATCATGCGCGGTTTCGGCGGCGTGGGACACAGGATCGACAGTCTCGACGGCTGGGCGGCAATCCGTGACCGCGTTGTTCAGGGCCGTGGTCCTTGCCTCGTCGACATCTCCGAGCACGCGGACACGCCAGAATGA
- a CDS encoding tannase/feruloyl esterase family alpha/beta hydrolase, with the protein MKMALHGQDKVPTGPLGPRRSGWLLAAISVAGVAAWGQGASAQAACTVDLPVLPDVTISQVSAETAPVPHCKVDGVIGGKIHFELLLPDDWNGKFVMGGGGGFVGSVLNSALLFGALQSGYASVGTDTGHQGHPLDASWALDDLEALVNFGHLAVHRTAVTAKALINAYYQRQISRSYFTGCSRGGGQAIMSASRYPEDFDSIVAGAPAIDWTGMGALATQVNRAMYPDPDNLSRAVVGPEAEALLERSYMAACDGLDGLEDGILSDPRQCHFDVASLQCDAGATNECLSPEEVAAIRAVYDAPRDSAGIQLNYGYSFGGETSPRGSSRWLTGGLDDFTEEFQEGIGSGGFKPPISPSAMFSFGNGIMRDFVYHDEDWSYLDYDPDSYAKDSKVAAATLNAKTPDLSAFRARGGKLLIYSGWSDSAIPPLGTIGYYEDVLAHDPSAAADVRLFMLPGVEHCSGGPGPSYVNFLTEIDTWTETGQAPDAVIALWLDAQHQPDGGRPVCAYPQVVRYDGSGDPRDPASFSCGSAN; encoded by the coding sequence ATGAAGATGGCATTGCATGGACAGGATAAGGTGCCGACCGGACCTCTTGGCCCGCGGCGCAGCGGTTGGCTCCTGGCGGCGATCTCGGTCGCCGGCGTCGCAGCCTGGGGCCAGGGCGCCTCGGCACAGGCCGCCTGCACGGTGGACCTGCCAGTCTTGCCCGATGTCACCATCTCGCAGGTCTCGGCCGAAACCGCGCCGGTGCCGCACTGCAAGGTCGACGGCGTGATCGGCGGCAAGATCCATTTCGAGCTCCTGCTGCCGGATGACTGGAACGGCAAGTTCGTCATGGGCGGCGGAGGCGGCTTCGTCGGATCGGTGCTGAACTCCGCGTTGCTGTTCGGTGCCCTCCAGTCCGGATATGCCTCCGTGGGCACCGACACCGGCCACCAGGGACATCCCCTGGATGCGTCCTGGGCGCTCGACGATCTCGAGGCGCTGGTCAATTTCGGGCACCTCGCGGTGCACCGGACGGCGGTCACCGCCAAGGCCCTGATCAACGCCTATTACCAGCGGCAGATTTCGCGCAGCTATTTCACCGGCTGCTCCCGCGGCGGCGGCCAGGCGATCATGTCGGCGTCGCGATATCCGGAGGATTTCGACTCGATCGTGGCCGGGGCACCGGCCATCGACTGGACCGGGATGGGAGCGCTGGCGACGCAGGTCAACCGGGCGATGTACCCTGACCCGGACAACCTGTCCCGGGCCGTGGTGGGACCCGAGGCCGAGGCGCTGCTCGAGCGATCCTACATGGCGGCCTGCGACGGGCTCGACGGGCTCGAGGACGGTATTCTGAGCGATCCACGCCAGTGCCACTTCGACGTTGCCAGCCTGCAATGCGACGCCGGTGCAACCAACGAGTGCCTGAGCCCCGAGGAAGTCGCCGCGATCAGGGCGGTCTACGACGCCCCCAGGGATTCCGCTGGCATCCAGCTGAATTACGGCTATTCCTTCGGTGGCGAGACCTCTCCGAGGGGCTCGAGCCGCTGGCTGACGGGCGGGCTGGACGATTTCACCGAGGAATTCCAGGAGGGCATCGGGTCCGGCGGTTTCAAGCCTCCGATATCTCCAAGCGCCATGTTCAGCTTCGGCAACGGCATCATGCGCGACTTCGTCTATCACGATGAAGACTGGAGTTACCTGGACTACGATCCGGACTCCTACGCCAAGGACTCCAAGGTGGCCGCCGCAACCCTGAATGCGAAGACCCCGGACCTGTCCGCGTTCCGCGCGCGGGGCGGCAAGTTGCTGATCTATTCGGGATGGTCGGACAGCGCGATACCGCCGCTCGGAACGATCGGCTATTACGAGGATGTCCTCGCGCATGATCCGAGTGCTGCCGCCGATGTCCGCCTTTTCATGTTGCCTGGCGTCGAGCATTGCTCTGGCGGCCCCGGCCCGTCCTATGTGAACTTCCTGACCGAGATCGACACGTGGACCGAGACCGGACAGGCTCCCGACGCGGTCATAGCCCTTTGGCTCGACGCGCAGCACCAGCCTGACGGCGGCCGGCCGGTCTGCGCCTATCCGCAGGTCGTGCGATACGACGGCAGCGGCGATCCCCGTGACCCGGCCAGCTTCTCCTGCGGCTCGGCGAACTGA
- a CDS encoding CsgG/HfaB family protein, whose product MTMPALPRLARRLAIIAGLLATAGCSDMQSSYFETVDPTLVKVTHQNHALRALPAPTERINLAVYDFPDLTGQYKERDVVQSLSRAVTQGGSAMLIKALQDAGERHWFAVLDRSGLQDLVRERQIITEMRRQYRGETDIDPSALKPLLHAGILLQGGIVGYDSNVQTGGAGARYLGIGADGEWQMDTVTVSLRAVSTDTGEVLASVMTQKSIASSAIRGSVFRYVMLDELLEMEAGMTANEPKQVAVQQAIEKAVYALVIEGAELGLWDFRDRTAGAQLIARYRAEKYGDSMPATARFVLPPQTRNAAHIAQTRPQTRQVAQAPIVRELTPAPQEQSVAPPPPAQSGGVLG is encoded by the coding sequence ATGACCATGCCCGCCCTTCCCCGACTGGCCCGGAGGCTCGCGATCATCGCGGGGCTTCTCGCGACCGCCGGTTGCTCGGACATGCAAAGCAGCTATTTCGAGACCGTTGACCCGACCCTTGTGAAGGTCACCCACCAGAACCACGCGCTGCGCGCGCTGCCGGCCCCGACCGAGCGCATCAATCTCGCGGTCTACGACTTCCCGGACCTGACCGGGCAGTACAAGGAGCGCGACGTGGTGCAGTCGCTGTCTCGCGCCGTCACGCAGGGCGGCTCGGCCATGCTGATCAAGGCGCTTCAGGACGCGGGTGAGCGGCACTGGTTTGCCGTGCTCGACCGCTCGGGCCTGCAGGACCTCGTGCGCGAGCGTCAGATCATCACCGAGATGCGCCGCCAGTACCGAGGCGAGACCGACATCGACCCCTCGGCGCTCAAGCCGCTGCTGCACGCCGGCATCCTCCTGCAGGGCGGGATCGTCGGCTACGACAGCAACGTGCAGACCGGTGGCGCCGGCGCCCGCTACCTCGGCATCGGCGCCGATGGCGAGTGGCAGATGGACACGGTGACCGTGAGTTTGCGCGCGGTCTCGACCGACACCGGTGAAGTTCTCGCCTCTGTGATGACCCAGAAGAGCATCGCCTCCTCGGCGATCCGCGGCAGCGTGTTCCGCTATGTGATGCTCGACGAGTTGCTCGAGATGGAAGCCGGAATGACCGCGAACGAGCCCAAGCAGGTGGCCGTGCAGCAGGCGATCGAGAAGGCCGTCTACGCGCTGGTCATCGAAGGCGCCGAGTTGGGACTTTGGGACTTCCGCGACCGGACCGCGGGCGCGCAGTTGATCGCCCGCTACCGGGCCGAGAAATACGGCGACTCCATGCCGGCCACCGCCCGCTTCGTCCTGCCGCCGCAGACCCGCAACGCGGCCCATATCGCGCAGACCCGGCCGCAGACCCGGCAGGTGGCGCAGGCCCCGATCGTGCGCGAGCTGACGCCCGCGCCGCAGGAGCAGAGCGTCGCGCCGCCGCCGCCCGCGCAGTCGGGCGGGGTGCTGGGCTGA
- a CDS encoding curli assembly protein CsgF gives MKSAIIRASLILLVASPACAGDLVYKPINPSFGGNPLNSSHLLGTANAQRDATARDAKDSSSSSSSSKSSGTSDAELFVSQLEGRLLSALAGQVTSAIFGDNPQENGTVTFGTTTVTFERSIDSIRLVITDSLDGTVTEIIVPQLVTDAS, from the coding sequence ATGAAATCCGCGATCATCCGGGCGAGCTTGATCCTACTCGTCGCCTCTCCCGCTTGCGCGGGCGACCTCGTTTACAAGCCGATCAATCCGTCTTTCGGCGGAAACCCCCTCAACTCGTCGCATCTTCTGGGCACCGCGAACGCGCAGCGCGACGCCACGGCGCGCGACGCGAAGGACTCGTCGTCCTCTTCCAGCAGCTCCAAGAGCTCCGGCACATCCGACGCCGAGCTCTTCGTCAGCCAGCTTGAAGGGCGCCTGCTCTCGGCGCTGGCGGGCCAGGTGACCTCGGCCATCTTCGGCGACAATCCGCAGGAGAACGGCACGGTGACCTTCGGGACAACGACCGTGACCTTCGAGCGCAGCATCGACTCGATCCGCCTGGTCATCACCGACTCGCTCGACGGCACCGTCACCGAGATCATCGTGCCTCAGCTCGTCACCGACGCCAGCTGA
- a CDS encoding curlin repeat-containing protein: protein MKIANILSAALVTLLISPNAFAGSDNGASFLKKSAAVSNAAHAGTGRKAEDFGISAGLDFVNGWSFGLDLDFRALPGSGSLNLSQRIDSDLNSTLYASIGYDNIINAVQEGQQNAILGVAVGSGNTATITQQGVGNTVQFSQTGTGNNVVVSQIAW, encoded by the coding sequence ATGAAGATTGCAAACATCCTTTCTGCAGCGCTGGTGACCTTGCTCATTTCACCAAATGCCTTCGCGGGCTCCGACAACGGCGCATCATTTCTGAAGAAAAGTGCGGCAGTTTCGAATGCCGCGCACGCCGGGACGGGGCGGAAAGCGGAGGATTTCGGGATTAGCGCTGGACTCGACTTCGTAAATGGCTGGAGCTTTGGGCTTGACCTGGACTTCCGCGCACTGCCCGGGTCCGGATCGTTGAACCTGTCGCAGAGGATCGACTCCGATCTCAATTCAACGCTCTACGCCTCGATCGGATACGACAACATTATCAATGCCGTGCAGGAAGGTCAGCAGAACGCGATCCTCGGTGTCGCAGTGGGAAGTGGCAACACCGCAACCATCACCCAGCAGGGTGTCGGAAACACCGTGCAATTTAGTCAGACCGGCACCGGAAATAACGTGGTCGTTTCCCAGATCGCGTGGTAG
- a CDS encoding amino acid adenylation domain-containing protein yields MNANPFSPDRSKDMLARLRQSARAEPRGVPVGPVALSPEQRTLLSADMLHRGQPVANLVRSWDLQGPLDIAALNRALASLVGRHDALRMSITRSDGGPMPTFAAEGRVSLDCEAVQGGTPDARLAEIDRLIEGESLSPFAPDAPVLWRARLFKVGGTRHVLAVVMHHLICDDWSWRILARDLFSLYDGEITGAPAGLPEAAAFAAHLARRAGASCEGEAQAHPEIHWPTATYSLPDHEAVRRERVTRHLDADAEARLRDVARIHGCTAFTILLAAYEFLLGTYCDQNTFRVALSPSDRTAPGEEHSIGLFVRNIEVGTNVGTCETFADLMLAARHELRSALARDADPIHLGRAAIGYYNAPDLGLGSTALTVAQRPDATAAQSANLHLSLHPGPDGMTITFAGQRSHFSETVLAQLADCYLLILRQVIRNPGVPLSEIDLVDQPEAQRQARRAHAPETGGTDLDILAQFAFIARAHPEATALATPGKAWTYADLDRETNALAHWLLSKGLRAGERLGVVMPRSAAVFKVWLAALKAGLTVVPVASGLPALRMRHVLGDAGCSALISPAGAYMAEASSDLPRLQLHLQMPTPSDLGAMPDTPPDLASRAPDRDAFVMFTSGTTGLPKGLPVPHAGLVRLALGAWYFPIGPGDRMSQFASCGFDGSFIEVWCAWLKGAALVLCEKDILAEGGISSELKRLAPTASFMTTSLFNMLVDADPTVFAPLTHLAIGGETASASHCRRALDANPSLRLFNGYGPTENSALSTGHAVSSDVPSNVPIGRPLPGNLCPVLSSRRRLVPDGFAGELFVGGPGLSQGYENRPEVRAERFIAVDPERLGLDADDSIPLYRTGDRVRWTSDGDLEFLGRRDTQFKLHGHRVEPTEIEAALMAHPAIGRAAVLPERRNGGTAVTGIAAYIEAVHGDLPSDRDLRSFLADRIPRPILPTRYVRVQALPLTVNGKVDLAAVARQQPDPQSAADIRSDDPLTAIWQDILGHTDIPDTGDFYALGGTSLQLVQMILEVQKVFGADVDFGTFSDEPTLRRLRVLIAMSPELHASDRKHLRLLRGGRADLSPIVLMPAVNGQFAWAVEILTALSVENPVLGLRFDPPRELPLPESFLAELIESLLDDLSAHGADRPVTLVGYSFGGTLAGHVATRAAERGIALERIVMLDSSSPLARLGASAPQSIPQALAAQVFRHPAGPVTCQCDFITATRSFPYPKSDSGEGWSYFVSEPLREHLIDALHHHLMTPHFAPAVARLIEGIVAGQAEPDCLRQSRYEPATIDKVNAIKENARKGRFCDATLSLKGLIPEEGDIPAWIVVGLVDLFKLAGRPRKLRALLEMSERFASPEIWWKLANAGFAPSLDMLRRAYDASGPALGCALPLAMRLARTGRDEEARKILDALRRDPGFTVEAGIAEGALAAISGDVGAARAAMETALMSPLATGQHATWSATVLARQGQPDVAAAFLASQARRFPEEIAKARAKIELIASSAVERRGDVIPENVPVPA; encoded by the coding sequence ATGAACGCCAATCCCTTCAGTCCCGACCGCAGCAAGGACATGCTCGCCCGGCTGCGCCAATCCGCGAGGGCGGAACCGCGTGGCGTGCCGGTCGGACCGGTCGCGCTTTCCCCGGAGCAGCGGACGCTCCTGAGCGCCGACATGCTCCACAGGGGCCAGCCCGTCGCCAACCTCGTCCGGAGCTGGGACCTGCAGGGTCCGCTGGACATCGCGGCGTTGAACCGCGCGCTGGCCTCGCTGGTCGGTCGCCACGATGCGTTGCGCATGTCGATCACCCGAAGCGACGGCGGCCCGATGCCAACCTTCGCCGCCGAAGGTCGCGTGTCGCTTGACTGCGAAGCCGTGCAGGGCGGGACACCGGACGCGCGGCTGGCGGAGATCGACCGCCTGATCGAAGGTGAAAGCCTGTCCCCGTTTGCGCCCGACGCTCCGGTGCTCTGGCGCGCGCGGCTGTTCAAGGTCGGGGGCACACGCCACGTCCTCGCCGTGGTGATGCACCACCTGATTTGCGACGACTGGTCGTGGCGGATACTCGCGCGCGACCTCTTCTCGCTCTACGACGGCGAGATCACCGGAGCCCCTGCGGGCCTGCCCGAAGCCGCCGCCTTTGCCGCGCATCTTGCCCGGCGGGCCGGCGCCTCCTGTGAGGGCGAGGCGCAAGCGCATCCCGAGATCCATTGGCCCACGGCCACCTATTCCCTGCCCGATCACGAGGCGGTGCGCCGTGAGCGGGTCACGCGCCATCTGGATGCGGACGCGGAGGCGCGGCTTCGCGACGTCGCCCGCATCCACGGATGCACGGCCTTCACCATCCTGCTCGCCGCCTACGAGTTCCTGCTTGGAACCTACTGCGATCAGAACACCTTCAGGGTCGCGCTCTCGCCCTCCGACCGCACGGCACCGGGGGAAGAGCACTCCATCGGTCTCTTCGTGCGGAACATCGAGGTGGGCACCAACGTAGGCACCTGCGAGACTTTCGCGGACCTGATGCTCGCGGCAAGGCACGAGCTGCGCAGCGCCCTCGCGCGCGATGCCGATCCGATCCACCTCGGCCGCGCGGCGATCGGCTACTACAACGCACCGGACCTCGGCCTCGGCAGCACGGCGCTGACTGTCGCCCAGAGACCGGACGCGACGGCCGCGCAGTCGGCCAACCTCCACCTGAGCCTGCATCCCGGGCCAGATGGCATGACGATCACCTTTGCCGGCCAGAGGTCCCACTTCAGCGAGACGGTGCTCGCGCAGCTGGCCGACTGCTATCTCCTGATCCTGCGGCAGGTGATCAGGAACCCCGGTGTTCCGCTTTCCGAGATCGACCTCGTCGACCAGCCCGAGGCCCAAAGGCAGGCGCGCCGCGCGCACGCGCCGGAGACGGGCGGCACGGATCTCGACATCCTCGCACAGTTCGCCTTCATCGCGCGCGCACATCCCGAGGCCACGGCGCTTGCGACCCCCGGAAAGGCGTGGACCTACGCCGACCTCGACCGGGAGACCAACGCGCTGGCGCACTGGCTGCTGTCGAAAGGGCTGCGGGCGGGCGAGCGTCTCGGCGTGGTCATGCCGCGCAGCGCCGCGGTGTTCAAGGTCTGGCTGGCGGCGCTGAAGGCGGGCCTGACGGTCGTCCCGGTGGCCAGTGGGCTTCCCGCCCTGCGGATGCGGCACGTGCTTGGAGATGCCGGCTGCTCCGCCCTGATATCGCCAGCGGGTGCCTATATGGCGGAAGCATCCAGCGACCTGCCGCGACTTCAACTGCATCTGCAGATGCCGACCCCGTCAGACCTTGGCGCAATGCCGGACACGCCGCCCGACCTCGCGAGCCGCGCGCCCGACCGCGACGCCTTCGTGATGTTCACCTCCGGCACGACCGGGCTGCCGAAGGGCCTCCCCGTTCCCCACGCCGGGCTCGTCCGCCTTGCGCTCGGAGCATGGTACTTCCCGATCGGACCGGGAGACCGGATGAGCCAGTTCGCATCCTGCGGCTTCGATGGCAGTTTCATCGAGGTCTGGTGCGCCTGGCTCAAGGGCGCCGCGCTCGTGCTCTGCGAGAAGGACATTCTCGCAGAGGGAGGGATTTCCTCCGAGCTGAAACGGCTCGCCCCGACCGCGTCCTTCATGACCACCAGCCTCTTCAACATGCTGGTCGATGCCGACCCGACGGTATTCGCCCCGCTCACCCATCTCGCCATCGGCGGCGAGACCGCCTCGGCGTCGCATTGCCGCCGCGCCCTCGATGCCAATCCGTCGCTGCGGTTGTTCAACGGCTACGGCCCGACGGAAAACTCGGCCCTTTCGACCGGGCACGCGGTTTCGAGTGACGTGCCCTCGAACGTCCCGATCGGACGGCCACTGCCGGGAAACCTCTGTCCCGTCCTGTCGAGCCGGCGCCGGCTCGTGCCCGATGGCTTCGCCGGGGAGCTCTTCGTCGGCGGTCCGGGGCTCTCGCAGGGCTACGAGAACCGGCCAGAGGTCCGCGCGGAACGGTTCATCGCGGTCGATCCCGAACGCCTGGGTCTCGACGCGGACGACAGCATCCCTCTCTACCGCACCGGTGACCGGGTCCGCTGGACCTCAGACGGCGATCTGGAATTCCTTGGACGGCGGGATACGCAGTTCAAGCTGCACGGGCACCGCGTGGAACCGACCGAAATCGAGGCCGCGCTCATGGCGCACCCGGCCATCGGCCGGGCTGCCGTCCTGCCCGAACGCCGCAACGGCGGAACGGCGGTGACCGGCATTGCCGCCTATATCGAGGCCGTTCATGGCGACCTGCCGAGCGACCGCGACTTGAGAAGTTTTCTCGCCGACCGCATTCCCCGGCCGATCCTGCCGACGCGATACGTGCGGGTGCAGGCATTGCCGCTCACGGTCAACGGGAAGGTGGATCTGGCAGCCGTCGCGAGACAGCAACCGGATCCTCAAAGCGCCGCTGACATCAGGTCGGATGACCCGCTCACCGCCATCTGGCAGGATATCCTCGGCCATACCGACATTCCCGATACCGGGGATTTCTACGCGCTTGGCGGAACCTCGCTCCAGCTTGTCCAGATGATCCTCGAGGTCCAGAAGGTCTTTGGCGCGGACGTCGACTTCGGGACATTCTCCGACGAACCGACGCTGCGGCGCTTGCGTGTCCTCATCGCAATGAGCCCGGAGTTGCACGCAAGCGACCGCAAGCACCTCAGGCTGCTGCGCGGCGGGCGCGCGGACCTGTCTCCCATCGTGCTGATGCCTGCGGTGAACGGGCAATTCGCCTGGGCCGTCGAGATCCTGACCGCCCTGTCGGTCGAGAACCCGGTCCTTGGCCTGAGGTTCGATCCGCCGCGCGAGCTTCCCCTGCCGGAGAGCTTCCTCGCAGAGCTCATCGAGAGCCTTCTCGACGACCTCTCTGCTCATGGAGCGGACCGCCCGGTCACGCTGGTCGGCTACTCCTTTGGCGGAACGCTCGCCGGGCACGTGGCGACGCGAGCGGCCGAGCGCGGCATCGCGCTCGAACGGATCGTCATGCTCGACAGCAGCAGCCCCCTGGCACGCCTCGGGGCATCGGCGCCACAGTCCATCCCTCAGGCCCTGGCCGCGCAGGTCTTCCGCCACCCTGCGGGCCCTGTGACGTGCCAATGCGATTTCATCACGGCTACGCGGTCCTTCCCCTATCCGAAGTCCGACAGCGGGGAGGGTTGGTCATATTTCGTGTCCGAGCCGCTTCGCGAGCACCTGATCGACGCCCTTCACCACCATCTGATGACGCCGCACTTCGCTCCGGCGGTGGCGCGGCTGATCGAAGGCATCGTAGCGGGCCAGGCCGAGCCGGATTGCCTGCGCCAGAGCCGGTACGAGCCCGCGACGATCGACAAGGTGAACGCGATCAAGGAAAACGCCCGCAAGGGCAGGTTCTGCGACGCGACGCTCTCCCTGAAGGGCCTCATCCCGGAAGAGGGGGACATCCCTGCCTGGATCGTGGTCGGACTGGTCGACCTCTTCAAGCTGGCGGGTCGCCCTCGCAAACTGCGCGCGCTCCTGGAAATGTCCGAGCGATTTGCGTCGCCCGAGATCTGGTGGAAGCTCGCCAACGCGGGCTTCGCCCCCTCCCTCGATATGCTCCGCAGGGCATATGACGCCTCGGGCCCGGCGCTTGGGTGCGCCCTGCCCCTTGCCATGCGGCTCGCACGCACCGGCAGGGACGAGGAGGCCCGCAAGATCCTCGACGCGCTCCGCCGGGATCCGGGTTTCACCGTCGAAGCGGGTATTGCGGAGGGCGCACTCGCCGCGATTTCCGGCGACGTGGGCGCGGCGCGCGCAGCAATGGAAACGGCCCTCATGTCGCCCCTGGCGACCGGCCAGCACGCGACCTGGTCCGCGACCGTTCTCGCAAGGCAGGGACAGCCAGATGTGGCGGCGGCCTTCCTGGCGAGCCAGGCAAGGCGTTTCCCCGAAGAGATCGCCAAGGCGCGGGCAAAAATCGAACTCATTGCGTCGAGCGCCGTGGAAAGACGCGGTGATGTGATCCCCGAAAACGTCCCCGTTCCAGCTTAG
- a CDS encoding AprI/Inh family metalloprotease inhibitor, which produces MTKTPLLAVLALAALSATPAASQSAEQFVDAFSGAWYSFDAARASGTEPCRIELEAGADDLQRGHAAASAGCAAPLSELARWDIENGQLHLMNETGGSIALLGGNQVRVTGDVVGEAGTLILDRSEGAPEAAALSAALRKHRCIYRGYSQDCAPKEELHQPEMIEEGGTYANVEVLVQLNVRGQPRGDAGALGVLEPGSCLKVNYCATASDGIWCRAQFGEQSGWVKKTSLRQSEWPVLTFANSCPHDEG; this is translated from the coding sequence ATGACCAAGACCCCGCTTCTCGCCGTTCTGGCGCTCGCCGCCCTGTCCGCAACGCCTGCTGCCAGCCAGTCCGCCGAGCAGTTTGTCGACGCCTTCTCCGGCGCATGGTACAGCTTCGACGCCGCGCGCGCGTCGGGCACCGAACCCTGCCGCATCGAGCTGGAGGCCGGCGCCGACGACCTGCAGCGCGGTCATGCCGCGGCGAGCGCGGGCTGTGCCGCGCCGCTCTCCGAGCTCGCGCGTTGGGACATCGAGAACGGCCAGCTTCACCTGATGAACGAAACCGGCGGGTCGATCGCGTTGCTCGGCGGCAACCAGGTCCGCGTGACCGGCGATGTCGTCGGCGAGGCGGGGACGCTGATCCTCGACCGTTCCGAAGGGGCCCCCGAGGCCGCCGCCCTGTCCGCCGCGCTGCGCAAGCACCGCTGCATCTACCGGGGCTACTCGCAGGACTGTGCCCCGAAAGAGGAGTTGCATCAGCCCGAGATGATCGAGGAGGGCGGGACCTATGCGAATGTCGAGGTCCTGGTCCAGCTCAACGTGCGCGGCCAGCCGCGTGGCGACGCGGGCGCGCTCGGAGTTCTCGAGCCGGGCAGCTGCCTCAAGGTGAACTACTGCGCCACCGCCTCGGACGGCATCTGGTGCCGCGCCCAGTTTGGCGAGCAATCGGGATGGGTGAAGAAGACCTCGCTGCGCCAGTCGGAATGGCCTGTGCTCACTTTCGCCAACAGTTGCCCGCACGACGAGGGCTGA